The Niabella beijingensis genomic interval CATCCGGAAAAAATAAACACAAAACTTAAGGAGAGGAGTAATTTTTTAATCATCATATTTTTATAGTACTGGGTAAATAATCTCTTTTTTTGAATACATTAAGGCTCCGTTCAAGCATTCATCAATAGTTACCGTATATAGGTATATTCAAGTTCACCCGGGGGTAGGGTTCCGTCTTCATCAAGCTTCTGTAATACCAATTTACTCTTTGAAATACTGATTACCTTATAGTTTTCTTTCGATTTTCCTCCGGTTAGGATTAGTCTTTTTGAAGCGGCATCGTATTGATAGCTTTTTAGATCGGAAATGGATAACTGACAACCCGTATTTGGTACTTCATCACCATACGATTCCCGATGAAAAGTGCCTCCAGCTGCCAATTCCATAAATGACTTTTTAGTGCAATCAGTTGCCTCTTTTTGCTCCCGTTTGTCCACGCCCACTAAATAAGACCTTGCACTATAATTCCATTTGCCAATAAGCAGATCAGCAACATCGGCTTCTTTTTTGCATCCGAAAAAAATAAATACAAGGCTTAGGGAGAGGAGTGATTTTTTAATCATCATTGTATTGTTATAAATATTCATTTTTCAGTGTTTTTACATCAAAAGGATACTTCATTTTTTCCTTCTACTTACTTTGTACATACGTAAACATGTGGATCATCTACGCCATCGCCATTTACATCTCTTTCGTACAATTGTAATTCCAGTTGTGTTGCGGTAATGCTACGTACAAGATAAATACCCGTGGGACTATTTTCCCCATTGCTATCAAACCATGCAATTATTTTTTTTGCAGATACGTCATATTTATATCTGTTTGGGCCGAAACCCGTAGATTCACATTTTTTATTTATTTGTGCATACCCTGCATCTTTTAACACACCTCCGGATAAAAATTCCTTATAACTTTTTTTTTCGCAGGTGTTGCCCTCCTCCCGTTTCAATTCTTTTCCATCCTTGCCGGAATAAATTACTAACCGTGCATAATACCATTTTCCCAAAAGTTGATTACTAACTCCTTTATCTTTTTTGCATCCAAAAAAAATAAACATAAAGCTTAGTGGGAGTAATAATTTTTTAATCATCATTGTATTTTTACAGGCGTTATAATTAGATGATTGCTGCTTTTTAAATAACCACCCTGTCTTTGCAGCACCCGTTCGCGTACTTCTTCAGCCAAACGTTGATCGTATCTGTGCATTTGCGGCGCTTTCTGAATTTGTGCATCCGCCTTACTGGCCAATGGTAACCGCTTTAAAATAATCGACCATGAGTATTGTTTTTGGATGCGCGGCAACACCTACCTGATCCAATAGATTTCCCTTTTTGGAAGGCATGCTATGCACTTCTTTTCCATTGATGTAGAAATGCCATGTTCCCTGGATATTTTCAATGCGCAGTTTATTGAAGGCCTCTTTTTTTATAACATTATTTTCCGTCCAGTTCACATAATTTACGTAAGGCTTGTTATAACCATTAGGATACCCGCCAATTACGAATTGCCCATTGTGGGAAATATAAAAGTAAGACATACCGGTTATGCTAGAACCGCTTCCTTGCAGGTTCCAGATCAACCCACCATTACCCCAGGTATCTCCCCCGATTGTAGAAACTTTGACCGAGGCCTCAATTGCAGATCTTTGAACGTTTTTTTCAAATAAACTTTTTAGCCATACATTCCATTCCACCCCTTGGGTGCTTAGTGCATAATAACCACCCTCTATCATAAGTATAGTGCCGTTCGACCTGGTTCCCGTTGGCCAGAACCCGTCATTGGAACTGAAATCAGTACTATAAACGGTCTGTTCTTTTTCGCCGACGCCATCTTTTTTACAGGACTGGAATGATAAAATACCTGAAACAAAGAGTAACAAAAACAACTGATTTTTTTTCATGATTTACTGGTTATTGATTGTTTTAATAAATGAAAAAAGATGTATAGTATCCAATTGAGCACTCAGCAAAAACACCCCGAGAGCCGGAAAAAAACTAACCGGATCTGCTCCTGTGTGATTTAGAAATGATGACTTTGTAATAAACATTCCTTCTGTTTCTTTTTAGAAGCTCATTTTTGAGATCGATGAAAATCCGGTGCTAAATTCTCATCAATTACAGGAAAAAACAATCGGAGAAAACCTTCATTTTTTATATCCATGAAAACCGGTAGAAACGGCTAAGGGTTTTTAGGTATTGTATGTGTTGGGAATAAGTGCGAACTTTAACGCGGAGGAGTTTATAGCGTATTGTAATCAACCACGACCCATTCCCCATGAACAAAAAAAAACAGTATATATCGATCATCTTTTTACTTGTTGCTCATTGCATCATAGCACAAAACAGGCAGGAAATAGACAGTTTAAAGAGCCTGCTGCAACGCACACCCAGCGACACGGGCAGGGCCATGATCCTTTACGAGCTGTCAGATAAAACAAAAGGAACCGATACCGCTGCCAGTTATGGCTATATCAGACAGGGAATACAGCTGAGCAAAAAAGATCCCTATTATCTGGGCGTTGGGTATTTTTATTTGGGGAGAATATATACCAATAATGACCCTGACAAAGGAGCGGCAATAACAAACCAATCGCTTTCTTTTCTTGAAAAAGTGCATACACCGGCGTCCTATGCATACCAAAGCCGCGCATGGGGCATCAAAGCCATAGCCATCCAAATAAAGGGCGATGAAGAAGCCTATGCGGATCTGGTACAAAACAAAGTGATACCCCTGGCAGCAAAAGCCGGCGACAGCCTGCGTGTGGCGTATGCATACACTCATTTAACAAATGCGTTTATGAACACCAGCAATTGGGATAAAGCTATTTTATATGCGCAAAAATCTGTCGCTATTTACCAGCGCCATCAACCCCTCAATTTGCAACAGACAAATAATTTTGCAAACCTTGCAAAAATACAATTGTTAAAAAAGGCGCCAGCCGCCAACGCAAAAGTTTTTTTAGACAGCGCTTTCAGCATTATGGATCAAAACCCGGACGCCATTACATACGAACCATACTATTATGCCATAGCCGCACAATATTATATTTACAACCATCAGCAAGAACAGGCCGATCAATGCATTAATAAAGGCATTTCGGCAGCGCAAAAAATAAATAGCCGCACAGATATACGCTCTTTATTGTATCAAAAAGCGCGGCTGTACAGGCAGCAGAACAATAAAAAAGCCGAAAAAGAGGTGCTGCTTACGCTGGTTAATGGAGGCTATATGACCACCGTGGGAGACAGAAAACTGGCGTATCGTGGTTTGGCAACTACTGAAGCCGGTCTTAACAATATGGGCGCTGCTTATAAATGGCTGAGTGAATACGCCCGGCTTTCGGATAGCCTGAGCAGCGCGACCGAAAAACGACAAATAGCCGAACTGGAAGCAAAATACAATTTTGTGCAAAAAGAAAAGGATTTGCTTGTTGCCAATAATAAAACGAAGCGGCAAAAAATGCTTACCTGGATAAGTCTGGCAGGTCTGCTGCTGGCATTGTTCCTTTTTTTATACCTGAACAGAATACGTAAATACAAGGCTGCGCAGCAATTACACTCCTTAAAACAGGAGCAGGAAATTGCGCTTACACAGGCGCTGCTGGAAGGTGAGGAAAAAGAGCGTATGCGCATGGCCCGGGACTTGCACGACGGACTGGGCGGCATGCTGGCCGGCGTAAAAATAAACCTGACCAATGTACTGGAAGATGAGCCGTCAAAGGAAATAAACAGAGTGATTTTGCAATTAGACAATTCGGTAACCGAGTTGCGGCGCATAGCCCGCAATATGATGCCCGAAGCCCTGTTGCGCTCCGGGCTGGAAACAGCATTAACCGATCTTTGTCAATCGATATCGGGTGAAAAACTATCTGTTGAGCATAGTTTTATGAACATTAGCACCCGCATCTCCCAGCAGGAGCAAACCATTATTTACCGCATTGTACAGGAGCTGCTTACCAATGTGGTACGGCATGCCGCCGCCACAGAAGCCTTTGTACAATGCAGCCAAAATAGAAATCTTTTTTCTATTACGGTAGAAGATAATGGTCGTGGTATGGCGGAAGCAAATAAAGCAGGCAACCGGGGCATTGGGCTGGATAATATACGCAGCCGTGTAGAATTTTTAAAAGGAAAAATCGAGTTGCAATCCACGCCCGGTAAGGGAACCATTATAAATATTGAATTAGTGTTAAATGAAAAAGAATAAAATATCAGTAGGCGTGGTAGAAGATCATTCCATCATTGCCGAAGGGCTCAGCACCATCATCAGCAGTAGCAAAGAGCTAAAGCTCGCGGGTGTATTTTTTACAGCAGAAGAAGCATGGGCCTTTTTACAGAAACACAGTGTGGACCTGCTGTTGCTGGACATTAGCCTGCCACAAATGTCGGGTATTGAATTATGCAGCAGTATAAAACAACAACAACCGCATATAAAAATAATCGCGCTCACCAATCATACCGAAAAAAGTGTGATACAGGAAATGCTGGAAAACGGCGCCGATGGTTACCTGCTCAAAAACACCTCCAAACAGGATCTGCTCACCGCCGTGTGCCAGGTAATGGACAACCGGTTTATTTTGCCCGCCGATTTGCAAAAAATAGTTTTTGCGCCCACCCCGCCGGCCGAAAAAGCAGTACCCCGCCTCACCACCCGCGAAAAAGAAATATTGCAGCTGGTCAGTCGTGGTACCACCACCAGTTCAATTGCGGCACAACTATTCATCAGCCCGCAAACTGTTGAAACGCACCGGCGCAACCTCATGCAAAAATTTGAAGTCAATAACTCAGCGGCACTGATTCGGAAGGCAACAGAAAAAGGATTGTTGTGAAAGATGCAATCAGACAGAAATTACTTTACTCACCCTAACAATAGTCTATCGATTTGCATATTATCGTAACAGGCACTAAAAATCTGAGCGTTTACATTTATTGTAGTAGTCATTATTAAATTCGACTAAATATGTTATTATCAATTAAACCCATTTGCCCAAAAAGCAAGACAAGAAAAGATGGCACCGCTCTAATCTTTCTTCAGTATCGCTGAATAGAAAATCCACTTTACTGAACACCGAAATTGCAATCCCTTCCCAATACTGGCATCGCAAATATACACGGATCCAGTCAGAACTCGCCGCAGGGTCCGCTTCATCAAATAACGAATATGAAGGATTAATGAAAATAGTAGCGTACGTAATATTTGTTTTAGCTAAAAAGGTGGATCAATGTTCAGAAATTCTCTCTCTGTTTTATCTGGATGTCGAAGCAATTGACGCTGTTTCGTTTTCTATATTTGGCTATATTCTGATTTGCATCTATTAAATCATTGGGTCAAACATTATCCAATGATAGTTGTCTCAAATTAAAATAAAAGCTCATTCTTATAAGCCTGGCGGTGTAACATTCCAGACATTCAGGCGTGTAGTAAATAGGAAAATTTCTACAATGAGATGCGTTATAACTTTGATCGCTCTGATTTTCCCGGCTTACCTTTTTAGCCAGGAACTTACTATTATTGGTAATACCCACTTTGCGTCAGAAAGCTTTAATGCAGACACCCTTTCCACTATTCTTGAAAAGGTAAAGCCTGATATTATCCTTCTTGAGCTGGATAGCGGTCTATTTTCAAAAACATTTGATGAAAAATTCAGACTAAAATACAAATCGAAAGAAAATGAACCGGTTGCTACAGCTAGATATATTGAACTACATCCCTTAACTATTGCCTCTCATTTTGATTACGAAAACCGGGATACTTATCGCCTGCAGCACGGGATTAAACAATCACAAAATTTAGCCGGGAAGCTGCTGGATAGTTTATATCGAAATAAACTTTTGAGAAAAAGACAAACTAAAATTGTAAAAAAATACTATTCGCTTACAGACGAATTGAATGCTTATATTGACAGACCAGCCTTTAACTTTAATAGTTTTGAGCTCGACAAGCTAGCAAAAAGAAAACAGTTTTACCAACACCACAAAATCAGAAAAGTTATAAATCAAAGGAATGAATTCTCAAAACTTCTTGTAACAACCAGTTTGGGGACAAAAGCGAGTTTACAAAACGCTTATAGCAGCCTGTCACAGTTTTGGGATTTGCGAAATAAAACTATGGCAAAAAATATCGCCGCAATTGTTAAACAAAATCCGGGGAAACGAATCGTCGTATTGACCGGCTTCTCCCACCGATACTTTCTAAAGCGGGAAATACACCGCCACTATAAGCACATAAAGCTGCGTGAGTTTTACGAATATTAACAGACAACAGGCCGCCATTATTTTAAATAAAATATAGTAATCTACTTTTTATTTGCTGCCGGGTTCCTTAAGTAACTCCTCAACTGCTGCCACAATTCTTTAATACGAAAGGTTTTAACAATAAAAACATCGGTATCGGTACCGGCTATACCATTAAAATGATGAGATGAAGTAACTTTTATACATTACTGGTATAGGGCAGTTAATTTACTTTCTTTACAGCTTTTCCAAATTGTCGTGTCTATGATATGTATGAGGTGGAACATTCTCGTTAATTACTATTTGTAGGTCCAGCTGTTTAGACTCGCTAAAATTTATGCTTGATGTATTTAGTCTCTCAACTTTTCAATCTAATCCGGAAAATGTTTATCAGAAGTGTAAAAAAAGCAGTCACATTTATGTAACTGCTTGATTTTTAAGTGGTCCCACCTGGGCTCGAACCAGGGACCCTCTGATTATGAGTCAGATGCTCTAACCGGCTGAGCTATAGGACCAATGCTGCAGAACAGCAAAATAGTTATAAAAGACAAATCAGGATCAGTGTCTTGACCGGTACCCCGAAGGGAGGGCGAAATTAAAGAAAATAATTATTCAACCAGCAGAAAATGGTACTTTCCTAAGGAAAAAGTTTATCGTTTTTAAAAGAAGGGCCGGTTATTAACCTAATTTTAACCCAAAGACAAATATATTTGCGCCAACTTAAAATATTTATGAAGAAAATAGTTCTATTCCTGGCTGCCTGCTTTTTGCTCGGCGGTGCATTGCATGCTCAGGTGGATACCAGTGCCAGCGCAACAGCAGCGGCCGCAGCAATGGCGGCAACTCCCCCGAAGACCCCAAAGAAAAAATACGACCTTACCAAACGGGCAAACGACCATTTTTTGGTTCAGCTGGGTTATACGAACTGGACCAGTCTGCCGGATAGTATTCAGACCGGCAATTTTCCCAGAAGCATCAATGCCTACTTTATGCTCGAT includes:
- a CDS encoding lipocalin family protein, producing the protein MNIYNNTMMIKKSLLSLSLVFIFFGCKKEADVADLLIGKWNYSARSYLVGVDKREQKEATDCTKKSFMELAAGGTFHRESYGDEVPNTGCQLSISDLKSYQYDAASKRLILTGGKSKENYKVISISKSKLVLQKLDEDGTLPPGELEYTYIR
- a CDS encoding sensor histidine kinase, with protein sequence MNKKKQYISIIFLLVAHCIIAQNRQEIDSLKSLLQRTPSDTGRAMILYELSDKTKGTDTAASYGYIRQGIQLSKKDPYYLGVGYFYLGRIYTNNDPDKGAAITNQSLSFLEKVHTPASYAYQSRAWGIKAIAIQIKGDEEAYADLVQNKVIPLAAKAGDSLRVAYAYTHLTNAFMNTSNWDKAILYAQKSVAIYQRHQPLNLQQTNNFANLAKIQLLKKAPAANAKVFLDSAFSIMDQNPDAITYEPYYYAIAAQYYIYNHQQEQADQCINKGISAAQKINSRTDIRSLLYQKARLYRQQNNKKAEKEVLLTLVNGGYMTTVGDRKLAYRGLATTEAGLNNMGAAYKWLSEYARLSDSLSSATEKRQIAELEAKYNFVQKEKDLLVANNKTKRQKMLTWISLAGLLLALFLFLYLNRIRKYKAAQQLHSLKQEQEIALTQALLEGEEKERMRMARDLHDGLGGMLAGVKINLTNVLEDEPSKEINRVILQLDNSVTELRRIARNMMPEALLRSGLETALTDLCQSISGEKLSVEHSFMNISTRISQQEQTIIYRIVQELLTNVVRHAAATEAFVQCSQNRNLFSITVEDNGRGMAEANKAGNRGIGLDNIRSRVEFLKGKIELQSTPGKGTIINIELVLNEKE
- a CDS encoding response regulator, whose protein sequence is MKKNKISVGVVEDHSIIAEGLSTIISSSKELKLAGVFFTAEEAWAFLQKHSVDLLLLDISLPQMSGIELCSSIKQQQPHIKIIALTNHTEKSVIQEMLENGADGYLLKNTSKQDLLTAVCQVMDNRFILPADLQKIVFAPTPPAEKAVPRLTTREKEILQLVSRGTTTSSIAAQLFISPQTVETHRRNLMQKFEVNNSAALIRKATEKGLL